The Girardinichthys multiradiatus isolate DD_20200921_A chromosome Y, DD_fGirMul_XY1, whole genome shotgun sequence genome has a window encoding:
- the LOC124864902 gene encoding 5-hydroxytryptamine receptor 3A-like, with translation MAALRTLIVLAIAAGCSCSWSSDCSYFGLMNHLNLATSNKVLEIVRPVKNWTTTTLVQLGMILDAILEVDEKLQTVTNHIWIKMYWINEFLTWNSSEFCGMDILTIPSSMIWIPDIIIQEDASDNRGSQDDALVSVLSSGLVRVNTRLQLTYACKFDLYRFPFDTQTCNITFSSVNYDENLVKLGKLTNDTILTEVSDQKMLTDGEWKLVNIESIISTSVTLKSKLVYRISLQRKPFLYIINLILPLLFLLVLDLASFFISGGEKLGFKMTILLSIFVLLLILKDILPSTEDTLPLMAIYCVLVFTLVWISVLETMLISFLKNLACSVGEETHSSKIFKVKTQQEESAGAAGSAKPEGSNPPMDPPGGRGLLKLILDKQKPAQNNPERQTNDVGKFSCSRLRLVKIFDSVLFVLYFTTVVFSQIFIFTLWIFPVIQNQ, from the exons ATGGCAGCTCTCAGGACTCTTATTGTTCTAGCTATAGCTG CAGGTTGTTCCTGCAGCTGGAGTTCTGACTGCTCATACTTCGGACTCATGAATCACCTGAACCTGGCTACATCAAATAAAGTTCTTGAGATTGTGCGTCCTGTGAAAAACTGGACCACAACCACACTTGTTCAGCTTGGCATGATTCTGGACGCCATTTTAGAAGTG GATGAGAAGTTACAAACTGTCACAAACCACATCTGGATCAAAATG TATTGGATAAATGAATTTCTGACCTGGAATTCCTCTGAGTTTTGTGGGATGGATATACTGACCATTCCAAGTTCGATGATCTGGATCCCAGATATAATTATCCAGGAGGA TGCCTCTGATAATAGGGGTTCTCAAGACGATGCTCTAGTCAGTGTGCTTTCAAGCGGGCTGGTCCGTGTGAACACACGGCTCCAGCTGACCTACGCCTGCAAGTTCGACCTCTACAGATTCCCATTTGATACACAAACTTGCAACATCACATTCTCATCCGTGAATTATGATG AAAATCTTGTGAAGCTGGGAAAACTCACAAATGACACCATCCTGACAGAGGTGTCTGACCAGAAAATGCTGACAGACGGAGAATGGAAACTTGTTAACATAGAAAGCATCATTTCCACTTCTGTCACACTGAAAAGTAAACTTGTTTACAGG ATCTCCCTCCAGAGGAAGCCATTTCTTTACATAATCAATTTAATTTTGCCCCTGTTGTTTTTGCTGGTCCTGGATTTGGCCTCTTTCTTCATCAGTGGTGGTGAGAAGTTAGGCTTCAAAATGACGATACTCCTGTCCATCTTTGTCTTACTGCTGATTCTGAAAGACATTTTACCATCCACTGAAGACACACTGCCATTGATGG CCATCTACTGTGTCTTAGTTTTCACCCTGGTGTGGATTAGCGTCCTGGAGACCATGCTGATAAGCTTCTTAAAGAACCTCGCCTGCTCGGTTGGTGAAGAAACCCATAGCTCTAAGATCTTTAAAGTGAAAACACAGCAGGAAG agtctgcaggagctgcaggtTCAGCTAAACCAGAAGGGAGTAACCCTCCAATGGATCCGCCAGGTGGTCGAGGCCTGCTGAAACTGATCCTGGACAAACAGAAACCAGCTCAAAACAACCCAGAAAGACAGACAAACGATGTGGGAAAGTTTAGTTGCAGCAGGCTTAGGCTGGTTAAAATATTTGACTCTGTATTATTTGTCCTATATTTTACTACTGTTGTGTTttctcagatctttatatttaCTCTTTGGATCTTTCCAGTCATCCAGAACCAATAA